Below is a window of Roseivirga misakiensis DNA.
CACCTATTAAGAATGTGAAGTACAGTGTTGAAAACACAAGGGTAGAGCAGAAGACTGACTACGAAATGCTTGTGTTGGATATCAAAACCGACGGTTCTATCCACCCTGAAAACGCATTAAAAGGTGCTGCACATATTCTTATTCAGCACTTCATGTTATTCTCTGATCAAAACATGATCCTAGAAACAGGAGCATTGGACGAGCCAGAGCAGGTAGATGAAGAAATGCTTCATATGCGTAAGTTGTTGAAGACTAACTTGAATGATCTTGATCTTTCAGTTAGAGCTTACAACTGTTTGAAAGCCGCTGACGTTCGTTCTTTGGGCGATCTTGTTAGACTAGAGATTTCAGACATGATGAAGTTTAGAAACTTTGGTAAAAAGTCTTTAGCTGAGCTAGAGCAACTTGTAGCTGAGAAAAACCTAACATTCGGTATGGACTTAGCTAAATATAAACTCGAAGAGGATTAAGAGAAATGAGACACGGGAAGAAATTTAACCACTTAAGTAGAACAGCATCACACAGAAAAGCGATGTTGTCTAATATGGCTTCTTCGTTGATTGAGCACAAGCGAATCACGACTACTGTAGCCAAAGCGAAAGCTTTGAGAAAGTATGTTGAGCCATTGATTACTAAGGCTAAAGATGATACTACTCACTCAAGAAGAGTTGTGTTCTCTTATCTTCAAGACAAAGAATCTGTTACGACACTTTTTAACGAAGTTGCAGAGAAAGTTGCTTCAAGACCAGGCGGTTACACTAGAATTATCAAAACTAACAACAGGTTAGGAGATAATGCCGATATGTGTATCATCGAATTGGTTGACTACAATGAATTGTTATTAGCTGAAGCTGCTCCGGCACCTAAAGCTAAGCGAAGCAGAAGAGGTGGTAAAAAGAAAACTACTGCTAAGGCAGAAGTTACTGCTACTGATGCTGTAGTTGTTGAAGACGAAGTGGCAGAAGCACCAGTTGCCGATGTTGTGGAAGAGACTCCGGCTGCAGAAGTTGAAGAAACTCCTACGGCTGAAACTGAAGATGCTCCTGAGGCTAGCGCCGATGAAGCAACTGAAGAATCTTCTGACGAAGAGAAGAAAGACGCAGAGTAACAAACAAAGCGTTTCACATAAGCACTTAAAGCCCTAGCCATTGGTTAGGGCTTTTTTTATTGAGTTTTGAATTGATAAATCACGATTGAACTTCTTTTCTCAGGGAGCACCTTAAAGGTAGATTGTAAGACCGCGTCTATGGCAGACTGAACGAAGACTTTGTGAGATTCATCTGAGACAAAAGGTCTAAGGCTTACAATCTTTCCGTTTTGTACGGCTAGCGAGAAGTGTACTTCTCCGGATAAACCTCTTAATAAGGCTTGTTGAGGGTACGTCGCGGGTTTCTTCTCAATCACTTCCGGCATTTCGAGATTTCGAGATGTATAAACATTCTTTAATCGGGATTCAACCCTTTGAAGGCTTTCCAAAGACATAATACCTGTTTCTTTTATTTCAACACCATCAATCACTGATACAACTTTAACAGTACCTGCTGAGGATGATGATGTAGGCGGGCTACTACTTGTTTCGGGTCTTGAAGTAGTTTGTGTTTTTTCTTCCTCAATAGGATCTTCTTTTCTCAGTAAATTCTCTGTTCCGGCAAAACCAGATTTGATATTTTTACTTGTAATACGAATTGGGAAAGTTTTGAGATAGACATTGCCATCTTTCTTTTTTAGTTCAACCTTCAAGGTAGAAGGTGCCTCATAATTAGTACCAAAGCCTCTAAAATCGATTGGTTTTCCGGGGTTCTTTATAATTGAATTTGCTGGCCTACTATTGACTTTCAAAATGATATCTCCCACTTCAATATTGTTTTGGAAGGCAGGGCTATTGAGATCAACCTTTCTCACGACTAGTTGCGTATTGCTTTCAATTGCCTCAACCCAAATGCCATGGTAAGCATAACCTTCATTGGCAATGTATTTGAAGTTATCGATCTGAAAAGCGAGAGCGATATGGTACCACATCACAGTTACTCTTTTACTCTTACTTCCATATGCTCCTTTATACTTGAAAGCCTTTTTTTGTGCATCTAAAGCCTTCTTTATCTTTTCCGGTGTCGGATCCAATAACGCTTGAAAGGTATAATTAGCCTGAGAGATTTGATACGTTAAAAAACTTATTCCTTGCACTCTTTGGCTTAAATATCCGCGTTGATTATTTCCAGTTACGTATTGAGCAATACCATTGTAGTAAGCTGTTTCTTCATTTGTGTAGCCACTTCGACTTCCGGATGATCGATCATACTGACTTCCCATATAACCATTACCAAGCCATTTGGCCAAGCGTATGTAAGCATCATAATGTCCACCGCTATAGACGAGGCTATGTAATTCTCCTGGTGTTCTGTTGCTAGTTAGGGCTTCCCCAATTGCGGTTCGATCACCAAATCGAACTAATGAATCTACAAGGTTATTTAATTCTTCAGGTTTGCCACTTCTCGCCAGAATGGGCAGGTTTTTAAGTGAGCTTCGAACTAACGCTTTTCTTCTTTCTTCGGCTCTTCTTTTATCTTCTCTATCTATTAGGCTCTTCATTGAGCCAGAGCCCGGGTAGTCGCTAAAATAATTTGTGATGGTTTTGGCAAACCAGTAAGCACCTCGTTCACTTTTTTCTACTTGCAACTCAAAATCGTAACCAATTTTAGCATAATCTGCTACCATAAGCCTATTTTGTGGTGTATCCTTTTGGCTTAAATAAGTGGTTAGCTCAGACATTGCTGAGGACACGTAGCGGACCCGATAATCGCCATTAAACTTATTCCAATATCGTTGGCCTTTTACTTCAATATCACCAGCGGCCAATTCCATGTCTTCAGCGGCTTCAATTCGGTCTTCATAAAGTTTGTTTATATACTCGTAAGCTACTTTAGAGCCCTCTCTTAGTTTTTTCAGGTCATTCTCTACTCTCGATTTTATTTTGTAATCTAAGCTGTAGCCATATTTTGTAAACCAAGCGCTCAATCTTGATTGCCATGTTTTATTAAGGTTTAGGTAGTTTTCAAAAGGCCTAAGGGCCTGATCGAACGCACGATTAAACTGGTTTTTCAGTTTAGCCTGTTCTTTTCGTTCTTGTTCTCGCTCTCGCTGATCTGCTATTTGATTTAAGACGTTTGCGAATCGGTTTAAGGCTCGGTCTACCAGCTGCTGTTTAGCTTGTCTGTTTCTAATACCTTGCTGTCTTCTTGTCTCGAAATCTCGATTGAACTGTTGAATTTCTCTGTCTTGCTTTACCTTCCAAGCATTGTATTGGGCTTGCTGTCTGCTCTGTGCTGACCGCTGTTGGTTAGCGGCTTGCGAGTAACTAATGGTAGTTTGAGAAGAATTATTAGTGGAAGGATTTGAAGGATTAGAGCTGTCAGAACGGTTAGCAATACCAGGAGGCGCTGAAGCACGATTGTTGTTTTGAGCTTGAGCATTTAAATTGTTACAATAAGCCTGCATATCTTTTTGTAAGGCATTGGCTCTTCTTTGAAAATCTTTGAGGGCGAATGCAGCTCTTTCACATTCTTCTACAATTCTTAAGTACTTTTTATGTTCTTTTTCAACAAAGCTCTCATATAAAGCTTTATTAGTACTCGGTGGCTTTGCACCTATAATTGTATTTGTGCCGGCATAAGGACCACTACATGCATTAAAATCTTTCCAATAAGAATCGGGGAAGTGTTTTTTAACTAATTCACTTGTTGCCACAGGTCTGGAAAAAACACCGCTTTGGTTTGGACCACTAGGTGGGTTGTTATTGAGTAACCTTAAGACTTTGGTGCCACTAGAACCGTCAATTTCCCATTGGAGATTTTTATAGAAACGAATTATCGTTTCTATTTTCTGAATATCTGTAATGGCATTAAGGGGCGATGCTTTTTGCTCCTTACCGCTTTTAAAATCGTTACAAACGGAATTTTGGGCTTGAGCGCTGAAAGTTAATAATAGGTTCGCTACACACACTAAAAAAAGTCTGTAGTTCATCATAATATTTTGGTTGTAAAACCAAAATAGTGAAAATATGTCAAAATGATAAACTGAAAAATTAAGCCTTTGTGGCTAAACTCTACACGTCTTAATCATGATTTAGTGCATTTATCTAAATTGTATTTCCATCATTCAATCATCAGTTTTGGTGACTAAGAATTTGCCGTTATTTTTGTACGATGCGAAAAGTCGCACGCCAATCAAAATATGTCGCAGAATACGTTAAATCTATCTCAAAAAAAAGCCATCCTGTT
It encodes the following:
- the rplQ gene encoding 50S ribosomal protein L17 encodes the protein MRHGKKFNHLSRTASHRKAMLSNMASSLIEHKRITTTVAKAKALRKYVEPLITKAKDDTTHSRRVVFSYLQDKESVTTLFNEVAEKVASRPGGYTRIIKTNNRLGDNADMCIIELVDYNELLLAEAAPAPKAKRSRRGGKKKTTAKAEVTATDAVVVEDEVAEAPVADVVEETPAAEVEETPTAETEDAPEASADEATEESSDEEKKDAE